A stretch of Deinococcus gobiensis I-0 DNA encodes these proteins:
- a CDS encoding tetratricopeptide repeat protein, with the protein MSEVSQRLRQRLEGSGNGPWAGIVAPVEVGAGQPELLAWAQARGWRPTRAAPVHGTRGWVWWPRYRSEVQAWAAGAGHAAKVLILSGDELLLDAGEWAAALGDSDWGRVTFAQSSGWPAALDPVRGLAGRAAGDWAAHPQLQAALAPLLPDVEQDNYAQLARTPLVTPPVQALLGVDGAALATLADGGWLWPAPGGWRVPALLRRLLVPALDVTLSAQVAAALSSAGHVGEALDALREAQLWEAYLDLLAQESRVGTGADALREALHPVPPHWREQPAGLYLAGLLARASRDPERAGALYTRALPGLSSATRPLALNARGVVRALQGQPDSALEDFAEAAQTGGLIGGEAEHNRATLLIQLGRHAEAEVALAHAVAAFRGAGDLRREVRSLETLGNLQFGRGLLQEAQGPYIQVLHLLAQAPPQDTALTHINLAETYALLGETAQARAELQRAQVDILAADDLSGWATRIHALLFLQAGQPTEARRLLEGIGEANPTLHAEAALLLARACRELGDVEAAGRALNAARSLGLRAALEEALQGMAPLDEVVEASRREDARLELATALLYRAAPTDLTAALDLIHTHGYRPLLDSPAAHHLLGVLRDDADRALLPLRLQVLGPLRLSHAGRTWGAGDLPARKSAALLVALALSGRSLPREQLAERFWPDAKNPLASLQTAIYHLRSTFGVNLVSSARGRLTLAFAVHSDLRELQVALKTRDPERLAELLGRAGVPAVLTDLAAELGEEAEYASRLIHDALQVHAEVQPPQSLARRDALRALISADPLHLEARAQLADWHMHQGDPESAQQERWRLESLQAELEPLTREGGET; encoded by the coding sequence ATGTCCGAGGTGTCCCAGCGGTTACGGCAACGTCTGGAAGGATCAGGCAACGGGCCGTGGGCCGGAATCGTGGCCCCCGTCGAGGTCGGTGCGGGGCAGCCAGAGCTCCTGGCCTGGGCACAGGCGCGTGGCTGGCGCCCCACACGCGCGGCTCCGGTACATGGCACGCGCGGCTGGGTCTGGTGGCCCCGGTACCGCAGCGAGGTGCAGGCCTGGGCCGCCGGAGCAGGGCATGCCGCCAAGGTCTTGATCCTCTCAGGCGACGAGCTGCTGCTGGACGCGGGCGAATGGGCCGCCGCCCTGGGCGACTCCGACTGGGGGCGTGTCACCTTCGCCCAGTCGAGCGGCTGGCCGGCGGCGCTGGACCCGGTGCGCGGTCTGGCGGGCCGTGCAGCCGGGGACTGGGCCGCGCACCCGCAGCTCCAGGCCGCTCTGGCCCCCCTGCTGCCGGATGTAGAACAGGACAACTACGCTCAGCTGGCCCGGACTCCCCTCGTGACGCCCCCAGTGCAGGCCCTTCTGGGGGTAGATGGCGCGGCTTTGGCGACCCTGGCAGATGGCGGCTGGTTGTGGCCCGCACCGGGGGGCTGGCGGGTGCCTGCCCTGCTGCGCCGCCTGCTCGTGCCCGCGCTTGACGTGACCCTCTCGGCGCAGGTGGCGGCAGCGCTCTCAAGCGCAGGTCATGTGGGAGAGGCCCTGGACGCCCTGCGTGAAGCCCAGCTCTGGGAAGCGTATCTGGACCTGCTCGCGCAGGAAAGCCGTGTGGGGACGGGCGCAGACGCCCTGCGTGAGGCCTTGCACCCAGTGCCGCCCCATTGGCGCGAACAGCCGGCCGGGCTGTACCTCGCCGGTCTGCTGGCGCGGGCCTCGCGGGATCCGGAGCGGGCCGGGGCACTCTACACCCGTGCGCTGCCAGGGTTGTCGTCCGCCACGCGGCCGCTGGCCCTGAATGCGCGTGGGGTAGTGCGTGCCCTCCAGGGTCAGCCGGACAGCGCACTGGAGGATTTTGCGGAGGCGGCACAGACGGGCGGCCTCATCGGCGGTGAGGCCGAACACAACCGCGCCACCTTACTCATCCAGCTTGGCCGCCACGCCGAGGCGGAGGTCGCCCTCGCCCACGCGGTCGCCGCTTTCCGGGGAGCCGGGGATCTGCGACGCGAGGTCCGCAGCCTCGAAACGCTGGGCAACCTCCAGTTCGGGCGCGGCCTGCTTCAGGAGGCTCAGGGCCCATACATTCAGGTGCTGCATCTTCTGGCGCAGGCCCCTCCGCAGGACACGGCGCTGACCCACATCAATCTCGCAGAGACGTATGCGCTGCTGGGCGAGACAGCCCAGGCCCGCGCCGAACTCCAACGCGCGCAGGTGGACATCCTGGCGGCGGACGACCTGAGCGGCTGGGCTACACGGATCCATGCCCTGCTGTTCCTCCAGGCCGGGCAGCCTACCGAGGCCCGTCGCCTGCTCGAAGGTATTGGGGAGGCCAACCCCACCCTACACGCCGAAGCCGCACTGCTGTTGGCGCGCGCCTGCCGTGAACTCGGGGATGTGGAGGCGGCCGGGCGGGCCCTGAATGCGGCGCGGAGCCTGGGACTGCGGGCTGCACTGGAAGAGGCGCTCCAGGGTATGGCGCCGCTCGACGAGGTCGTGGAAGCTTCCCGCCGCGAGGACGCACGGCTGGAGTTGGCGACGGCGCTGCTGTACCGCGCGGCTCCGACGGATCTGACGGCAGCCCTGGACCTTATCCATACCCATGGCTACCGGCCCTTGCTGGATAGTCCGGCAGCCCATCACCTGCTGGGCGTGCTGCGCGACGACGCTGATCGGGCACTGCTCCCATTGCGGCTCCAGGTGCTGGGACCGCTCCGCCTGTCGCATGCTGGGCGTACCTGGGGGGCAGGCGATCTGCCCGCTCGCAAGAGTGCGGCCCTGCTGGTGGCGCTCGCGCTCTCAGGACGCTCGCTGCCAAGGGAGCAACTCGCCGAGCGGTTCTGGCCTGATGCCAAGAATCCTCTGGCGAGCCTTCAGACGGCCATCTATCACCTGCGCAGCACCTTCGGGGTGAACCTGGTGAGCAGTGCACGCGGCCGCCTGACGTTGGCCTTCGCGGTTCACAGCGATCTGAGGGAATTGCAAGTTGCACTTAAAACGCGCGACCCTGAGCGCCTCGCGGAGCTGCTGGGGCGCGCCGGGGTGCCTGCTGTGTTGACAGACCTCGCTGCTGAACTTGGAGAGGAGGCCGAATATGCCAGTCGCCTGATCCATGACGCCCTACAGGTCCACGCCGAGGTGCAGCCCCCACAGAGCTTGGCGCGGCGTGATGCCCTGCGTGCCCTCATCTCGGCCGATCCCCTGCACTTGGAAGCCCGCGCGCAACTGGCCGACTGGCATATGCATCAGGGCGATCCCGAAAGCGCCCAACAGGAGCGGTGGCGGCTTGAGTCACTGCAAGCCGAGCTGGAACCGCTCACCCGTGAAGGAGGTGAGACCTAA
- a CDS encoding LacI family DNA-binding transcriptional regulator: protein MASHAGISFQTVSLVLNHPERVNEKTRSRVTASMQELGFVPNLAARQLKKMPSNTVACVILTSSGRPLEHGRVMLQDTWQHSVLTAFAYIADRHGFGMLQQSASPEEVVETIQRIYQEGRVDGIILPTPIDDEDVLLRLHEQGIPLVIFGNIASRLHYVTQDDRGAARNVVRQLLARGCRRLGFVRGVGETLIYSAGRERYLGYLEGLREHGLAHQDRWTATGNMSLVSGHRAAHDLFGDFSPQHAGDFPDALIIANDRMAIGALRGLYELGVRIPQDVSVVGFDNFEYDRYTIPTLSSVEGPTMEMAEFAFKTLLDLTISKHTAPKLIQKVFGTELIFRDSVRAAPVQWPE, encoded by the coding sequence GTGGCCTCCCACGCAGGGATTTCCTTCCAGACGGTGTCTCTGGTCCTGAACCATCCGGAGCGGGTCAACGAGAAGACCCGGTCCAGGGTCACGGCCTCCATGCAGGAACTGGGGTTCGTGCCCAACCTGGCCGCACGGCAACTCAAGAAGATGCCGAGCAACACTGTCGCCTGCGTGATCCTGACCTCCTCGGGGCGGCCGCTGGAGCACGGCCGGGTCATGCTCCAGGACACTTGGCAGCATTCGGTCCTTACCGCCTTCGCGTACATCGCCGACCGGCACGGCTTCGGCATGCTTCAGCAGAGCGCGTCACCTGAGGAGGTCGTGGAGACCATCCAGCGCATCTATCAGGAGGGGCGGGTGGACGGGATCATCCTGCCCACCCCCATTGACGATGAAGACGTTCTGCTGCGGCTACACGAGCAGGGTATTCCGCTGGTGATATTCGGCAACATCGCGTCACGGCTGCATTACGTGACCCAGGATGACCGGGGCGCGGCCCGGAACGTGGTGCGCCAGCTTCTGGCGCGCGGGTGCCGTCGCCTCGGCTTCGTGCGAGGCGTCGGGGAGACGCTGATCTACTCGGCCGGGCGCGAGCGGTACCTAGGCTACCTGGAGGGGCTGCGCGAGCACGGTCTGGCCCATCAGGACCGCTGGACCGCCACCGGCAACATGAGTCTGGTCAGCGGCCACCGCGCAGCGCACGACCTCTTCGGAGACTTTTCGCCGCAGCACGCCGGGGACTTTCCGGACGCACTGATCATCGCCAACGACCGCATGGCTATTGGAGCCCTACGCGGCCTGTACGAGTTGGGGGTGCGGATTCCGCAGGATGTGAGCGTCGTGGGCTTCGACAATTTCGAGTACGACCGCTATACCATTCCCACCCTCAGCAGCGTCGAGGGGCCGACGATGGAGATGGCTGAATTCGCCTTCAAGACCCTACTCGACCTGACAATCAGCAAACATACCGCTCCTAAATTGATTCAGAAGGTGTTCGGCACCGAGCTGATCTTCAGGGACAGTGTCCGCGCCGCTCCAGTGCAGTGGCCAGAGTAA
- a CDS encoding S8 family serine peptidase yields MKKTLPALTLLSALLAGCGQGPVPVQAASDPRGGFMALSASTGASECNALYATAPSSVQVDSSMRYGQVGTLILSFADDASKGRAVTWMDSALPVDLGQGLGAFENLPMVALRTLITPELIATLETHLPGLESVYQDAPLHYLLAESVKFIGADTARNTYGVSGKGVGVAVIDSGIDGTHPDLTHVAKNVKLVGPLTDSPAGGYLYLDLPNTDTSSGHGTHVASTIGGSGAASAGSRMRRGVAPGATLVGVGAGDGLSILYALQGFDYVMKPEVRETYNVRVISNSWGSSGEFAPYNPISLAAKRAYDAGIVVAFAAGNEGPGANTLNPYSASPCVISVAAGDKKGYLASFSSRGRVGDALVHPDVTAPGVAISAARALTGAAATTVPDTDNPRYSSISGTSMATPHISGVVALMLEANPKLNLDSVLSIFKKTSRAMYYTQTADNGLDPDQVTVKRRELWEVGFGYVDANAAVREAVRLNPTRFSVQTSTLPGWTGTVATSACAPVANCVTTAQDSHTLNVPGGASVLRVATEWGNPAYDLDLEIYDPAGRLVGSSTQGTSTGEAVSIPNPVTGQWRVVLKGFLNPATTYMGSAEVDQIVRK; encoded by the coding sequence ATGAAAAAGACACTGCCTGCCCTGACGCTTCTCTCTGCCCTTCTCGCCGGCTGCGGCCAGGGCCCCGTGCCTGTCCAGGCCGCCAGCGATCCCCGCGGAGGTTTCATGGCCCTGAGTGCGAGCACCGGCGCCTCCGAGTGCAACGCACTGTACGCCACCGCACCCAGCAGCGTGCAAGTGGACAGTTCCATGCGCTACGGACAGGTAGGTACCCTGATCCTGTCCTTTGCCGACGACGCCAGCAAGGGCCGCGCTGTGACGTGGATGGACTCGGCGCTGCCGGTAGACCTGGGCCAGGGACTCGGAGCCTTCGAGAACCTGCCGATGGTTGCGCTGCGTACCCTGATCACCCCCGAACTGATCGCAACCCTGGAAACCCATCTGCCAGGCTTGGAGTCGGTGTACCAGGACGCCCCGCTGCACTACCTGCTGGCAGAGAGCGTGAAGTTCATCGGGGCCGATACGGCGCGCAATACCTATGGTGTGAGCGGCAAGGGCGTAGGCGTGGCAGTGATCGACTCGGGCATTGACGGCACCCACCCCGACCTGACTCACGTCGCCAAGAACGTGAAGCTGGTGGGACCGCTGACCGACTCACCTGCAGGCGGCTACCTGTACCTGGATCTGCCTAACACCGACACCAGCAGTGGTCACGGCACCCATGTCGCCAGCACCATCGGCGGCAGTGGCGCAGCCTCAGCGGGCAGCCGTATGAGGCGCGGCGTGGCTCCCGGCGCGACGCTGGTCGGCGTGGGGGCAGGCGACGGCCTGAGCATCCTGTACGCCCTCCAAGGCTTCGATTACGTCATGAAGCCCGAAGTGCGCGAGACCTACAACGTCCGTGTCATCAGCAACTCCTGGGGATCAAGTGGCGAATTCGCGCCCTACAACCCCATCAGCCTCGCCGCCAAGCGCGCCTACGACGCGGGTATCGTCGTGGCCTTCGCCGCAGGCAACGAGGGGCCGGGGGCCAACACCCTCAATCCCTACTCGGCCAGCCCCTGCGTCATCAGCGTGGCGGCGGGCGATAAGAAGGGATACCTGGCGAGCTTTAGCAGCCGGGGCCGCGTGGGCGACGCGCTCGTGCACCCCGACGTGACAGCCCCGGGCGTAGCCATCAGCGCTGCGCGCGCCCTGACCGGCGCGGCCGCCACGACCGTGCCCGATACCGACAACCCCCGTTACTCCTCAATCAGTGGCACCAGCATGGCGACCCCGCACATCAGTGGCGTGGTGGCGCTCATGCTGGAGGCCAACCCCAAATTGAACCTCGACAGCGTACTGTCCATCTTCAAGAAGACCAGCCGCGCCATGTATTACACCCAGACAGCCGACAACGGCTTGGACCCTGACCAGGTGACGGTCAAGCGCCGCGAGCTGTGGGAGGTCGGCTTCGGTTATGTGGACGCCAATGCCGCCGTGCGCGAGGCGGTACGCTTGAACCCTACCCGCTTCTCAGTACAGACGTCCACGCTGCCGGGCTGGACCGGCACGGTCGCCACAAGCGCCTGCGCGCCTGTCGCCAACTGCGTGACCACCGCCCAGGATAGCCACACACTGAATGTACCCGGCGGAGCCAGCGTTCTGCGTGTCGCTACCGAGTGGGGCAATCCCGCTTATGACCTTGACTTAGAGATCTATGATCCTGCCGGCCGCTTGGTCGGATCGAGTACGCAAGGGACGAGCACCGGTGAGGCAGTCAGCATTCCCAACCCGGTGACCGGCCAGTGGCGTGTGGTTCTCAAGGGTTTCCTCAACCCGGCTACAACCTACATGGGCAGTGCCGAGGTGGACCAGATCGTCCGTAAGTAA